A DNA window from Halorubrum sp. DM2 contains the following coding sequences:
- a CDS encoding ATP-dependent DNA helicase, protein MDPSRIPDEFPAPSFRGAQEQALDDIRDAFAAGNRVVLVRAPTGSGKSLLARAIMGAAETAGEAAPSEATGAYYTTPQVSQIDDIEADELLDDLAVIRGKSNYDCVLPGEHDTPVNRAPCARQQGFDCSIRHRCPYFSDRAIASGNRFAAMTLAYFMRTAGSEVFRKRDVVVIDEAHGLAEWSEMYATIEISPERVPVWDDVGVPDVEADAGPEEDAVDRTARFVETLRDVAIRAKDELVGRPELDREEVARRDRLQELISELGWFLEDYRDPESPTSWVVDQPGGEGSAIDVKPLDPARYLRHTVWDRGNRFALLSATILSKEAFCRGVGLDPADVALVDVEHTFPLENRPLYDVTQGSMTYEHRDETVPKIARLIVRLMAEHPDEKGLIHAHSYDIAERLTERLGEFGVAARVRRHDRENRDAELEAWKASADPEVFVSVKMEEALDLKGDLCRWQVVCKAPYRNTNDSRVARRLADGQWAWYHRTALRTVIQACGRVVRAPDDYGATYLADDSLLDLFERAEADTPPWFRDQVDAMTTPSLPAFDPEAALAGIDASPSRGAGAGRRRSRRSGGSSESSGSSGAGDGRSGGRDGDGDAGATAAADSDDGGSVRTRSERDAERRKDHPLSDVWGDG, encoded by the coding sequence GTGGACCCGAGCCGGATCCCCGACGAGTTCCCCGCGCCGAGCTTCCGCGGCGCACAGGAGCAGGCGCTCGACGACATCCGCGACGCGTTCGCGGCCGGGAACCGGGTCGTGCTGGTGCGCGCGCCGACGGGGAGCGGCAAGTCGCTGCTCGCCCGGGCGATCATGGGCGCGGCCGAGACCGCCGGCGAGGCGGCCCCCAGCGAGGCGACGGGCGCGTACTACACGACCCCACAGGTGTCACAGATAGACGACATCGAGGCCGACGAGCTCCTCGACGATCTGGCGGTGATCCGCGGGAAGTCGAACTACGACTGCGTGCTCCCCGGCGAGCACGACACGCCCGTGAACCGCGCGCCCTGCGCCCGCCAGCAGGGGTTCGACTGTTCGATCCGGCACCGCTGCCCGTACTTCTCCGACCGCGCGATCGCCTCCGGCAACCGCTTCGCCGCGATGACGCTCGCCTACTTCATGCGCACCGCCGGCTCCGAAGTGTTCCGGAAGCGCGATGTCGTCGTGATCGACGAGGCCCACGGGCTCGCGGAGTGGTCCGAGATGTACGCCACCATCGAGATCTCGCCCGAGCGCGTCCCGGTGTGGGACGACGTGGGCGTCCCCGACGTCGAGGCCGACGCCGGCCCCGAGGAGGACGCGGTCGACCGGACCGCGCGGTTCGTCGAGACCCTCCGGGACGTGGCGATCCGCGCGAAAGACGAGCTGGTCGGGCGGCCGGAACTCGACCGCGAGGAGGTCGCCCGCCGAGACCGGCTCCAGGAGCTGATAAGCGAGCTCGGCTGGTTCCTCGAGGACTACCGCGACCCGGAGTCGCCGACCTCGTGGGTCGTCGACCAGCCGGGCGGCGAGGGGTCGGCGATCGACGTCAAGCCGCTCGACCCGGCGCGGTACCTCCGGCACACGGTGTGGGACCGCGGGAACCGGTTCGCGCTGCTGTCGGCGACGATCCTCTCGAAGGAGGCGTTCTGCCGCGGCGTCGGACTCGACCCCGCCGACGTCGCCTTGGTCGACGTCGAGCACACGTTCCCGCTCGAAAACCGGCCGCTGTACGACGTGACGCAGGGATCGATGACCTACGAACACCGCGACGAGACGGTCCCGAAGATCGCCCGCCTGATCGTCCGCCTGATGGCCGAACACCCCGACGAGAAGGGGCTGATCCACGCGCACTCGTACGACATCGCCGAGCGGCTCACCGAGCGCCTCGGCGAGTTCGGCGTCGCCGCGCGCGTCAGGCGGCACGACCGCGAGAACCGCGACGCCGAGCTGGAGGCGTGGAAGGCGAGCGCCGACCCCGAGGTGTTCGTCTCGGTGAAGATGGAGGAGGCGCTGGATCTGAAAGGTGACCTGTGTCGCTGGCAGGTGGTGTGTAAGGCCCCGTACCGGAACACGAACGACTCGCGGGTCGCCCGCCGGCTGGCGGACGGCCAGTGGGCGTGGTACCACCGCACCGCGCTGCGCACCGTCATTCAGGCCTGCGGGCGGGTCGTCCGCGCCCCGGACGATTACGGCGCGACGTACCTCGCGGACGACTCCCTGCTCGACCTCTTCGAGCGCGCCGAGGCCGACACTCCCCCGTGGTTCCGCGATCAGGTCGACGCGATGACCACCCCGTCGCTGCCGGCGTTCGACCCCGAGGCGGCGCTCGCCGGAATCGACGCGTCGCCCTCCCGCGGCGCGGGCGCGGGACGGCGACGGAGCCGCCGGTCGGGCGGGTCGAGCGAGTCGAGCGGGTCGAGCGGTGCGGGCGACGGCCGCTCAGGGGGTCGCGACGGTGACGGCGACGCGGGCGCGACCGCCGCGGCCGACTCGGACGACGGCGGCTCGGTCCGGACCCGCTCGGAACGGGACGCCGAGCGACGGAAGGACCACCCCCTGTCCGACGTCTGGGGCGACGGGTGA
- a CDS encoding DoxX family protein, whose protein sequence is MSDDATDSTDDLNRGAPSQLGRVLLGVGLAAQASEDFRDMDDTVEYAESAGVPMPEVAAPFASGMMVVAGAGIALWRLPRVATGAAVAFLTVVTATMHDFWNADEDDASGERLAFFGNLAMLGGALVFLREAYKN, encoded by the coding sequence ATGAGCGACGACGCAACCGATTCGACGGACGACCTCAACCGCGGCGCGCCCTCCCAGCTCGGCCGCGTGCTGCTCGGGGTCGGCCTCGCCGCGCAGGCCTCGGAGGACTTCCGCGACATGGACGACACGGTCGAGTACGCCGAGTCGGCGGGCGTGCCGATGCCCGAGGTCGCCGCGCCGTTCGCCTCCGGGATGATGGTGGTCGCCGGAGCCGGCATCGCGCTCTGGCGGCTCCCGCGCGTCGCCACCGGTGCGGCGGTCGCGTTCCTGACGGTCGTGACCGCGACGATGCACGACTTCTGGAACGCCGACGAGGACGACGCGAGCGGCGAGCGACTCGCCTTCTTCGGGAACCTCGCGATGCTCGGCGGGGCCTTGGTGTTCCTGCGGGAGGCGTACAAGAACTGA
- a CDS encoding hemolysin family protein, giving the protein MIPLATAMPPGEVALRIAAGVFLILINAYFVAIEFGLTRLRQYPESEMDSPGLRRAWEMTDDLEFYLTTCQIWISGTSIALGIVAEPGLAAVFAPVFENTTLASAGAGSLLAFFLINMVHLTHGEQTPTYLGVERSKQVAEYGARPLYWFAWLISPLITFGDRVAKGTLRLFGVEMTGSWTETEGEVLETRAQLRTRLGSMMEEVDLPEERRQEVLAALDVDEVAVGDVMTPADEIVSLSTTASAEANLDRISDTPHARFPLVGTDLTAFEGIVYAPSIVSHFDELRAGETTFAEIAAPPMTVSAATSVSDAFDQFQAERQELALVIEDGAVVGLITATDALEAVMGQLEDPLDAGDL; this is encoded by the coding sequence ATGATCCCGCTCGCGACGGCGATGCCCCCCGGCGAGGTCGCCCTCCGGATCGCGGCCGGCGTCTTCCTCATCCTGATCAACGCGTACTTCGTGGCGATCGAGTTCGGACTGACCCGCCTCAGGCAGTACCCCGAGTCGGAGATGGACTCTCCCGGCCTGCGCCGCGCTTGGGAGATGACCGACGATCTGGAGTTCTACCTCACCACCTGCCAGATCTGGATCTCGGGCACGAGCATCGCGCTCGGTATCGTCGCCGAGCCGGGGCTCGCGGCGGTGTTCGCACCGGTGTTCGAGAACACGACGCTCGCCTCCGCCGGTGCCGGGTCGCTCCTCGCCTTCTTCCTCATCAACATGGTCCACCTCACGCACGGCGAGCAGACGCCGACGTACCTCGGCGTCGAGCGCTCGAAGCAGGTCGCCGAGTACGGCGCGCGTCCCCTCTACTGGTTCGCGTGGCTCATCTCCCCGCTGATCACGTTCGGCGACCGGGTCGCGAAGGGAACGCTCCGGCTGTTCGGCGTCGAGATGACCGGGTCGTGGACCGAGACCGAAGGGGAGGTGTTGGAGACGCGCGCGCAGCTCCGCACCCGTCTCGGCTCGATGATGGAAGAAGTGGACCTGCCCGAGGAGCGCAGACAGGAGGTCCTCGCCGCGCTCGACGTCGACGAGGTGGCGGTCGGCGACGTCATGACGCCGGCCGACGAGATCGTCTCGCTGTCGACGACCGCGTCCGCCGAGGCGAACCTCGACCGCATCAGCGACACGCCGCACGCGCGGTTCCCGCTCGTCGGCACGGACCTGACGGCGTTCGAGGGGATCGTGTACGCGCCGTCGATCGTGAGTCACTTCGACGAGCTCCGGGCGGGCGAGACGACGTTCGCGGAGATCGCCGCCCCGCCGATGACCGTCTCGGCCGCGACGAGCGTGAGCGACGCCTTCGACCAGTTCCAGGCGGAGCGACAGGAACTGGCGCTCGTGATCGAGGACGGCGCGGTCGTCGGGCTGATCACCGCGACCGATGCGCTGGAGGCGGTGATGGGCCAGTTGGAGGACCCGCTGGACGCGGGCGACTTATAA
- the nasA gene encoding assimilatory nitrate reductase NasA, which yields MNDPVPTTCMRCAVGCGHLTGRVDAGYGIDGVRGDVQHPVNRGLACSRGIRETADPEGQWLTRPLVRRDGDLHPTTWDVALSRVADAFGEALDRTRDGVAVLGSGQQTNEAAYALGKLARGGFGTRFYDANTTLCMASAVTAYYDAFGSDAPPPTYDDIEDAETHVVWGANPAVAHPVMFRWIAESAEAEGSRLLVVDPVETQTAEAADRHVAPVPGTDLALARAVLARVVERGDVDEAFVAEATTGFDALLDELPDPAAAAATAGVDVETVDRIAAALADPTLVYWGMGVNQSTQGTPTAGALIDLCLATGNMGPGTGPFSLTGQANSMGTRVVSSKGSWPGMRGFADPAERRTVAAAWDVPVDRLPDDTGPGPIDTVAAVDDGPVEAVWTVATNPAAGLPDAAAARERLEDAFLVAQDAFHTETTALADVVLPAATWGESEGTAINMERRVSRVRPASDLAPDVRTDLDIIAAVGEALAPGLLGDSDPEAVFDEFAALTAGTPADLSGLSYDRLDEERAVRWPAPTPVSEGGYRYYEGGDGDGDAATGSDWEFETPSGRARFSTGTHGGVPEPTDDDYPLTLTTGRDPDGYNTGVRSRDPDDPATPVARVHPDTAATLGDEGDADGSPVRLASRRGRVRARLTPDAAVPRGVVWLPIHHPETNAVTLPATDPRSDEPNLKQCAVRIEPAAEDTPAEEPEPHEAAADD from the coding sequence GTGAACGACCCGGTCCCCACGACGTGTATGCGCTGCGCGGTCGGCTGCGGCCACCTCACCGGCCGGGTCGACGCCGGCTACGGGATCGACGGAGTCCGCGGCGACGTCCAGCACCCGGTCAACCGGGGCCTCGCGTGCTCGCGGGGCATCCGGGAGACGGCGGACCCCGAGGGGCAGTGGCTCACCCGGCCGCTCGTCCGGCGGGACGGCGACCTCCACCCGACGACGTGGGACGTGGCGCTGTCGCGGGTCGCGGACGCGTTCGGCGAAGCGCTGGACCGGACCCGCGACGGCGTGGCCGTCCTGGGGAGCGGCCAGCAGACGAACGAGGCGGCGTACGCGCTGGGCAAGCTCGCCCGCGGCGGCTTCGGCACGCGGTTCTACGACGCGAACACGACGCTGTGTATGGCCTCGGCGGTCACGGCGTACTACGACGCCTTCGGGAGCGACGCGCCGCCGCCCACCTACGACGACATCGAGGACGCGGAGACGCACGTCGTGTGGGGAGCGAACCCGGCGGTGGCGCACCCCGTCATGTTCCGGTGGATCGCGGAGAGCGCCGAGGCCGAGGGGAGCCGGCTCCTCGTGGTCGACCCCGTCGAGACGCAGACCGCGGAGGCGGCCGACCGTCACGTCGCGCCGGTACCGGGGACGGATCTGGCGCTGGCGCGGGCCGTCCTCGCCCGCGTCGTCGAGCGCGGCGACGTCGACGAGGCGTTCGTGGCCGAGGCGACGACCGGGTTCGACGCCCTGCTCGACGAACTCCCGGACCCGGCCGCGGCGGCGGCGACCGCCGGAGTCGACGTCGAGACCGTCGACCGGATCGCCGCGGCGCTCGCGGACCCGACGCTCGTCTACTGGGGAATGGGCGTCAACCAGAGCACGCAGGGGACCCCGACGGCCGGTGCCCTGATCGACCTGTGTCTGGCGACGGGGAACATGGGTCCCGGCACGGGCCCCTTCTCGCTCACCGGGCAGGCCAACTCGATGGGCACGCGGGTGGTCTCGTCGAAGGGGTCGTGGCCGGGGATGCGCGGCTTCGCGGACCCCGCCGAGCGCCGGACGGTCGCGGCGGCGTGGGACGTCCCCGTCGACCGCCTGCCGGACGACACCGGTCCCGGCCCGATCGACACGGTGGCGGCGGTCGACGACGGACCGGTCGAGGCCGTCTGGACGGTCGCGACGAACCCGGCCGCCGGGCTGCCCGACGCCGCCGCCGCCCGCGAGCGGCTGGAGGACGCGTTCCTCGTCGCGCAGGACGCGTTTCACACGGAGACGACGGCGCTGGCCGACGTGGTGCTTCCGGCGGCGACGTGGGGCGAGTCCGAGGGCACGGCGATCAACATGGAGCGACGGGTCTCCCGGGTCCGACCCGCCTCGGACCTCGCGCCGGACGTGCGCACCGACCTCGACATCATCGCGGCGGTCGGCGAGGCGCTCGCGCCGGGGCTGCTCGGCGACTCCGACCCGGAGGCCGTCTTCGACGAGTTCGCGGCGCTGACCGCCGGCACGCCGGCCGACCTGTCGGGCCTCTCCTACGACCGCCTCGACGAGGAGCGGGCGGTGCGCTGGCCCGCGCCGACGCCGGTCTCCGAGGGGGGCTACCGGTACTACGAGGGCGGCGACGGAGACGGCGACGCCGCAACAGGTAGCGACTGGGAGTTCGAGACGCCCTCCGGCCGGGCGCGGTTCTCGACCGGAACGCACGGCGGCGTCCCGGAGCCGACCGACGACGACTACCCGCTCACCCTCACGACCGGCCGCGATCCCGACGGGTACAACACCGGGGTCCGGTCTCGGGACCCGGACGACCCGGCGACCCCCGTCGCCCGCGTCCACCCGGACACGGCCGCGACGCTCGGTGACGAGGGGGACGCGGACGGGTCGCCCGTCCGGCTCGCCTCGCGTCGGGGTCGGGTGCGCGCTCGGCTGACCCCCGACGCGGCCGTCCCGCGCGGCGTCGTCTGGCTGCCGATCCACCACCCGGAGACGAACGCCGTGACGCTCCCGGCGACCGACCCGCGCTCCGACGAACCGAACCTCAAGCAGTGCGCGGTCCGGATCGAGCCGGCGGCCGAGGACACCCCCGCCGAGGAGCCGGAGCCGCACGAGGCGGCGGCCGACGACTGA
- the hisS gene encoding histidine--tRNA ligase, with the protein MYDGLKGFRDFYPGEQSARREVTDAIEDAASRHGFREIATPALERTEMYVDKSGEEIVEELYAFDDKGGRGVSLTPELTPTVARMVVAKGQELSKPIKWMSTRPFWRYEQVQQGRFREFYQTNIDVFGSSAPEADAEVLAVAADALTSLGLTGDDFEFRVSHRDILGGLVRALADDPGAVDTEAAIRAVDKRAKVDDGEYVGLLSDAGLARDTARDFDDLISGVETVEDLDAVAEAGGEEVEAAVENLRNVLAAADDFGAGEFCEVSLTTARGLDYYTGVVFECFDSTGEVSRSVFGGGRYDDLIESFGGQPTPAVGVAPGHATLKLLCQRAGVWPDEELSTDYYVLSVGDTRSEAAALANDLRALDDDVVVEQDVSGRSFGAQLGYADSINAETVVVVGERDLENGEYTVKDMSSGDETTVPVEEFPPEEGLPTYEDYE; encoded by the coding sequence ATGTACGACGGCCTCAAGGGATTCCGTGACTTCTACCCCGGCGAGCAGTCCGCCCGCCGCGAGGTGACCGACGCCATCGAGGACGCCGCGAGCCGGCACGGCTTCCGCGAGATCGCTACCCCCGCCCTCGAACGGACGGAGATGTACGTCGACAAGTCCGGCGAGGAGATTGTCGAGGAGCTGTACGCCTTCGACGACAAGGGCGGGCGCGGCGTCTCGCTGACGCCGGAGCTGACCCCGACCGTCGCGCGGATGGTCGTCGCGAAGGGACAAGAGCTGTCGAAGCCGATCAAGTGGATGTCCACCCGGCCGTTCTGGCGCTACGAGCAGGTCCAGCAGGGCCGGTTCCGCGAGTTCTACCAGACGAACATCGACGTGTTCGGCTCCTCGGCCCCCGAGGCCGACGCCGAGGTGCTCGCCGTCGCGGCCGACGCGCTCACGTCCCTCGGACTCACCGGCGACGACTTCGAGTTCCGCGTCTCGCACCGCGACATCCTCGGTGGCCTCGTCCGCGCGCTCGCCGACGACCCCGGCGCGGTCGACACGGAGGCCGCGATCCGCGCGGTCGACAAGCGCGCGAAGGTCGACGACGGCGAGTACGTCGGCCTGCTCTCCGACGCGGGCCTCGCCCGCGACACCGCGCGCGACTTCGACGACCTCATCTCGGGCGTCGAGACGGTCGAGGACCTCGACGCCGTCGCCGAGGCCGGCGGCGAGGAGGTCGAGGCGGCGGTCGAGAACCTCCGGAACGTCCTCGCCGCCGCCGACGACTTCGGCGCGGGCGAGTTCTGCGAGGTGTCGCTGACGACCGCCCGCGGACTCGACTACTACACCGGCGTCGTCTTCGAGTGCTTCGACTCCACGGGCGAGGTGTCCCGCTCCGTCTTCGGCGGCGGGCGCTACGACGACCTCATCGAGAGCTTCGGCGGCCAGCCCACCCCCGCGGTCGGGGTCGCGCCCGGCCACGCGACGCTCAAGCTCCTCTGTCAGCGCGCCGGCGTCTGGCCCGACGAGGAGCTTTCGACCGACTACTACGTGCTCTCGGTGGGCGACACGCGCAGCGAGGCGGCCGCGCTCGCGAACGACCTCCGCGCGCTCGACGACGACGTGGTCGTCGAGCAGGACGTCTCCGGCCGTTCGTTCGGCGCGCAGCTCGGCTACGCCGACTCGATCAACGCCGAGACCGTCGTCGTGGTCGGCGAACGCGACTTGGAGAACGGCGAGTACACGGTGAAAGACATGTCGAGCGGCGACGAGACGACGGTTCCCGTCGAAGAGTTCCCGCCCGAGGAGGGACTGCCGACGTACGAGGACTACGAGTAG
- a CDS encoding asparagine synthase-related protein: MELALLYSGGKDSSLAAHLLDRFYDVRCVTGSFGLTDDWEHAERAADELGFPFERVDLDREVAEGAAETMVADGYPRNGIQRVHEHALETIAALDVDAIADGTRRDDRVPTVSRAQAQSLEDRNGIDYISPLSGFGRHAVDQLVDATFDVQQGPSEEVPKADYEDELRTLIAGEYGEETVGDVFPDHDQTYVHGRND; this comes from the coding sequence ATGGAGCTCGCGCTGCTGTACAGTGGGGGGAAAGACTCCTCGCTCGCCGCCCACCTGCTCGACCGGTTCTACGACGTCCGCTGTGTCACCGGCAGCTTCGGACTCACGGATGACTGGGAGCACGCGGAGCGCGCGGCCGACGAACTGGGGTTCCCGTTCGAGCGCGTCGACCTCGACCGTGAGGTAGCGGAGGGCGCCGCCGAGACGATGGTCGCGGACGGCTACCCCCGAAACGGGATCCAGCGCGTCCACGAGCACGCGTTAGAGACCATCGCCGCGCTCGACGTCGACGCCATCGCCGACGGGACGCGCCGCGACGACCGCGTCCCAACGGTGTCGCGGGCGCAGGCGCAGAGCCTCGAAGACCGCAACGGGATCGACTACATCTCGCCGCTCTCCGGGTTCGGGCGGCACGCCGTCGACCAGCTCGTCGACGCCACCTTCGACGTCCAGCAGGGCCCGAGCGAGGAGGTCCCCAAGGCCGACTACGAGGACGAGCTCCGGACGCTCATCGCCGGCGAGTACGGCGAAGAGACCGTCGGCGACGTGTTCCCGGACCACGACCAGACGTACGTCCACGGCCGGAACGACTGA
- a CDS encoding DNA-binding protein — protein MSGNPDDERLEELREQKMEELRERQGGEGDAAEAQKEAQERAEQQQEAVLKQYLTDGARQRLNAVEMSKPQFGEKVKQQVAALAQSGRVQGQIDEDQMRELLKELQPEQKSFDIRRR, from the coding sequence ATGAGCGGCAACCCCGACGACGAACGGCTCGAGGAACTGCGCGAACAGAAGATGGAGGAGCTTCGCGAGCGACAGGGCGGCGAGGGCGACGCCGCCGAGGCCCAGAAGGAGGCCCAAGAGCGCGCCGAGCAGCAGCAGGAGGCCGTGCTCAAGCAGTACCTCACGGACGGCGCGCGCCAGCGGCTCAACGCCGTCGAGATGTCGAAACCGCAGTTCGGCGAGAAGGTGAAACAGCAGGTCGCCGCGCTGGCACAGAGCGGGCGCGTTCAGGGACAGATCGACGAGGACCAGATGCGCGAGCTCCTCAAGGAGCTTCAGCCCGAACAGAAGAGCTTCGACATCCGCCGCCGGTAG
- a CDS encoding 60S ribosomal export protein NMD3, translating to MSESREFCPRCGDPVPERRDPLPGEPRGRDALLCDDCYFEDFELVDAPDRIEVLVCSGCGAVRRGESWRDVGARDYTDVAVDEVAEALGVHVDADDVEWGVEPEQVDENNVRMHCRFSGVVRGTLRSAEVTVPVKISRGTCDRCGRIAGGYYAGIVQVRADERDLTPAERAEALDIAETYVADQEADGDREAFITEVNETDDGPDIKLSSNRLAQNVATRITESLGGSFESYPTLVTEDGDGNEVYRVTFAVRLPKYADGEIIDPEDGDGPVLVTGVSGRLQGVRLATGAEYTSAFADGEAPDATRLGTRDDATETTVVTVEDENAIQVLDPVTYEAKTVPNPAFVDDDADEVLAFEHEGAVHLVPREGDAPTVTGRSDSE from the coding sequence ATGAGCGAGTCGCGAGAGTTCTGTCCGCGCTGCGGCGACCCGGTCCCCGAGCGGCGCGACCCCCTCCCGGGCGAGCCGCGCGGGCGGGACGCGCTGCTCTGTGACGACTGCTACTTCGAGGACTTCGAGCTGGTCGACGCGCCCGACCGGATCGAGGTGCTGGTCTGTTCCGGCTGCGGCGCGGTCCGGCGCGGGGAGTCGTGGCGCGACGTGGGCGCGCGCGACTACACCGACGTGGCGGTCGACGAGGTCGCGGAGGCGCTCGGCGTCCACGTCGACGCCGACGACGTCGAGTGGGGCGTCGAGCCGGAGCAGGTGGACGAGAACAACGTCCGGATGCACTGCCGCTTCTCGGGGGTCGTGCGCGGGACGCTCCGCTCCGCGGAGGTGACGGTCCCCGTCAAGATCTCGCGGGGGACCTGCGACCGCTGCGGTCGCATCGCCGGCGGCTACTACGCCGGGATCGTTCAGGTCCGCGCCGACGAGCGCGACCTCACGCCCGCGGAGCGCGCCGAGGCGCTCGACATCGCCGAGACGTACGTCGCCGATCAGGAGGCCGACGGCGACCGCGAGGCGTTCATCACCGAAGTCAACGAGACGGACGACGGCCCGGACATCAAGCTCTCCTCGAACCGGCTCGCGCAGAACGTCGCGACGCGGATCACGGAGTCGCTGGGCGGGAGCTTCGAGTCGTACCCGACGCTCGTCACCGAGGACGGCGACGGCAACGAGGTGTACCGCGTCACGTTCGCGGTCCGGCTCCCGAAGTACGCGGACGGCGAGATCATCGACCCCGAGGACGGCGACGGCCCCGTCCTCGTCACCGGCGTCTCCGGCCGCCTCCAAGGCGTCCGCCTCGCCACGGGTGCCGAGTACACCTCCGCGTTCGCGGACGGAGAGGCCCCCGACGCGACCCGACTCGGGACCCGGGACGACGCGACGGAGACGACCGTGGTGACCGTCGAAGACGAGAACGCGATCCAGGTGCTCGACCCGGTCACCTACGAGGCGAAGACCGTGCCGAACCCCGCGTTCGTCGACGACGACGCCGACGAGGTCCTCGCGTTCGAACACGAGGGAGCGGTCCACCTCGTGCCGAGAGAGGGCGACGCTCCGACGGTGACGGGGCGTTCGGACTCGGAGTAA
- a CDS encoding UPF0175 family protein — translation MATNGLSSALTLYGARTLTLSQAAAQAGLSEAEFIEQLERRGIEVTDSERAAALGNEQPARAD, via the coding sequence ATGGCCACGAACGGGCTGTCGAGTGCGCTGACGCTGTACGGTGCGAGAACCCTGACCCTGTCACAGGCGGCCGCGCAGGCGGGGCTCAGCGAGGCCGAGTTCATCGAGCAGCTCGAACGCCGGGGCATCGAGGTGACCGACTCCGAGCGCGCCGCGGCGCTCGGCAACGAACAGCCCGCCCGCGCCGACTGA
- a CDS encoding ferritin-like domain-containing protein, with protein sequence MSSERVVDLLKTAYADEIETVMNYQTNAIVLDGVRAEEIKESLKQDVQEELGHAEQLGQRLKQLDARPPGSAEFTAKQDSLQPPADSTDVLTVINGVLDAEEGAIATYHDLIDAAEEADDPVTEDLAVTLLSDEEAHRTEFRGFQKEYQND encoded by the coding sequence ATGTCATCCGAACGAGTCGTCGACCTGCTGAAGACGGCGTATGCCGACGAGATCGAGACCGTGATGAACTACCAGACGAACGCCATCGTCCTCGACGGCGTCCGCGCCGAGGAGATCAAAGAGAGCCTCAAACAGGACGTCCAAGAGGAGCTCGGTCACGCCGAACAGCTCGGACAGCGGCTCAAACAGCTCGACGCGCGCCCGCCGGGATCGGCCGAGTTCACGGCCAAGCAAGACTCGCTACAGCCGCCCGCGGATTCGACCGACGTACTGACGGTCATCAACGGCGTGCTCGACGCCGAAGAGGGCGCGATCGCGACGTACCACGATCTGATCGACGCCGCCGAGGAAGCCGACGACCCGGTCACCGAAGACCTCGCCGTGACGCTCCTCTCCGACGAGGAGGCCCACCGGACCGAGTTCCGCGGGTTCCAGAAGGAGTACCAGAACGACTAG
- a CDS encoding DJ-1/PfpI family protein produces MTGQQILMIVGDFGEDYEIMVPFQALQAVGHEVHAVCPDRESGESVKTAIHDFRGDQTYLETRGHNFELTHGFDEVDPAEYDALVVPGGRAPEYLRGYDEVLDAVRHFFEADKPVASICHGPQILAAAGVLDGYEMTAYPAVRPEVEAAGCSWVDGVTTDGNLVTGQAWPDHPEWIAQFLDLLGTEIEHGPAAATAD; encoded by the coding sequence ATGACAGGACAGCAGATACTGATGATCGTCGGCGACTTCGGCGAGGACTACGAGATCATGGTGCCGTTTCAGGCGCTTCAGGCGGTGGGCCACGAGGTCCACGCGGTCTGCCCGGACCGGGAGAGCGGCGAGTCGGTCAAGACCGCGATCCACGACTTCCGGGGCGACCAGACGTACCTGGAGACCCGCGGTCACAACTTCGAACTCACGCACGGCTTCGACGAGGTCGACCCCGCGGAGTACGACGCCTTAGTCGTCCCCGGCGGACGCGCCCCCGAGTACCTCCGCGGCTACGACGAGGTGCTCGACGCGGTCCGACACTTCTTCGAGGCGGACAAGCCGGTCGCGTCGATCTGTCACGGCCCGCAGATCCTCGCGGCCGCCGGCGTCCTCGACGGCTACGAGATGACGGCGTACCCCGCCGTCAGGCCGGAGGTCGAGGCCGCCGGCTGCTCGTGGGTCGACGGCGTGACGACCGACGGGAACCTCGTCACCGGACAGGCGTGGCCCGACCACCCGGAGTGGATCGCGCAGTTCCTCGACCTGCTCGGGACGGAGATCGAGCACGGACCGGCGGCCGCGACCGCGGACTGA